In the genome of Deinococcus deserti VCD115, one region contains:
- a CDS encoding redoxin domain-containing protein, producing the protein MSLLGQPAPDFTLPSSTGENITLGSYRGQKHVVLVFYPLDFSPVCSMQLPEYSGRQDDFADAGAVILGINRDSVHAHKAWAADYGIEVPLLADMKCDVARQYGVTVDERGVSGRAVFLIDREGVVRFEHVEAKPSEYTIRPEVVLSKITEL; encoded by the coding sequence ATGAGTTTGCTCGGTCAGCCTGCTCCGGACTTCACACTGCCTTCCTCGACGGGTGAGAACATCACGTTGGGCAGTTACCGTGGGCAGAAGCACGTGGTGCTGGTGTTTTACCCTCTGGATTTCAGCCCGGTGTGCAGTATGCAACTGCCCGAGTATTCCGGCCGTCAGGACGACTTCGCAGATGCCGGCGCCGTCATTCTGGGCATCAACCGCGACAGCGTGCATGCGCACAAGGCGTGGGCTGCCGATTACGGCATCGAGGTGCCGCTGCTGGCTGACATGAAGTGTGACGTTGCCCGTCAGTACGGCGTGACTGTCGACGAGCGCGGCGTCAGCGGCCGGGCTGTATTTCTGATTGACCGGGAGGGCGTGGTGCGCTTCGAGCATGTGGAGGCCAAGCCCAGTGAGTACACCATCCGCCCCGAAGTGGTGCTGAGCAAAATCACTGAACTCTGA
- the bshB1 gene encoding bacillithiol biosynthesis deacetylase BshB1, translating into MSFETVYGKAGPVDWLCLAPHPDDAEIGAGGTLIRLGRAGKAVGILELSRGEGGTLGSAQVRTAECVAAAQIMGLAWRGQLGLPDGGLVDSPAEARALAEVLRAVRPRVLVVPHHRDRHPDHFGAYHLAKRAVHLAGLRKADVAGEPHRVGRVLLYQGNADIQASVLVDVEEVLPVWEEAIRAHKSQFSGLAVSETVTPEVIERRRARLMYWGTLARVRYAEAFESDDALLVDPATL; encoded by the coding sequence ATGAGCTTTGAGACGGTGTATGGCAAGGCAGGTCCGGTGGATTGGCTGTGTCTCGCGCCTCATCCGGATGACGCAGAGATCGGGGCAGGAGGCACCCTGATCCGCCTGGGCCGCGCCGGAAAGGCAGTAGGCATTCTGGAACTGTCGCGCGGCGAGGGAGGCACTCTGGGCTCGGCCCAGGTGCGCACAGCAGAGTGTGTGGCTGCCGCGCAGATCATGGGACTGGCCTGGCGCGGCCAGCTGGGGCTGCCGGATGGAGGGCTGGTAGACAGCCCTGCCGAGGCCCGCGCCCTGGCAGAGGTTCTGCGCGCCGTGCGGCCCCGGGTACTGGTCGTGCCGCATCACCGTGACCGCCATCCGGATCATTTCGGGGCCTATCATCTGGCCAAGCGGGCGGTGCACCTGGCCGGGCTGCGCAAGGCAGACGTGGCGGGCGAACCGCACCGGGTCGGACGGGTGCTGCTGTACCAGGGCAACGCCGACATCCAGGCCAGCGTGCTGGTCGATGTCGAGGAAGTGCTGCCTGTGTGGGAGGAGGCCATCCGGGCCCACAAAAGCCAGTTCTCGGGACTGGCTGTCTCGGAAACCGTCACGCCGGAAGTAATCGAGCGGCGCCGCGCGCGCCTGATGTACTGGGGTACCTTAGCGCGGGTGCGTTATGCCGAGGCGTTCGAAAGCGACGACGCTCTGCTGGTGGACCCGGCAACACTCTGA